The DNA window GTCTTCTAATCTACCCCGgattgtgtgatttttgttttaccgtgAGAGGTGTTGTGCATTTTACTGGTGCAAAGTAAAACAGATTCTTTCCACCTTTCCCATACTCGTGAAACCGCGTGCAATATGTCGTCGAAAGTGCAGGAAAATGGCagtgccaccaccaacacctccGCACCAACCAACACGGATGCCGTTGCACCGAACAACAGTGCACTGCTGCCACATCTCGAGTCACTCGACCGGATGCTGAAGCTACCGGTAGTGGATGCAACCTGGCAGCAAACCCAGAACGTATATGGCCGCGTGAAAGGTAAGCCCGGGGAAGAAACCGATCGCCATCGCCGACCGACACCGGTCGGCCATTGCTCACTCGAACTAAAACTCGGATAGCGGCAATCGATAATTCATATGACATTCGGGGGTCATTTCACTTGTCCGACTTGTGGACTGGACCCCTATTGTCGTCGTTTGTTACAGTTCTGCTCGAGGGGGGAGAAATTAAGGTAACAAAAAGACACAAAGCGCATACTACAATGGCTACCCGCTCATCGGTCGGCCATTACTTTCAACATTGGGATCTTCGGGGTCCGATCGACATGCGCGCGAAATGGCGACGTACGGGAAtagcgcgaaaaaaaaagcacgtggtaaaattatttattcacacACACTGATTATGCGTTTCGTCAACTAGACGAAAGCCACCTTCCAACCTTGCGGCGTGTCGTTGATGATGACAACGTTACGAAAGTCCGCGTCCGGTCCAAAGTTCATCGTacgttccccaaaaaaaaaaccggtcccacaaaaaaaaaacgtcgaaCCCCGCGTGATATgcgtggtgtgtttgtgtgtctgttcAAAGATGACGTTCGGGTTGCATTCAGCTATTCTTGAAGTTGTAAAGAAACTCTAGCGGGCTGGAATGTTATAATCGGTGCTGCATAAAGTTACCTCATAAGCCTGTTACAGAACCCAGCACActaaatctttttttcctttctttctagGGCTTCTTGAACCAGTTTGCCCTATTTTTAAACTGTACTTCTCCGCGGCCTGTTCGCATGGTTGCGTTTTCTTATTTCCCTtcggtttattgtttttgtgtgactTAAGAGtcttcaatttcttcaaaGAATTGATGGGGGAGAAGAAGTCTGCTATCAAGTGGCTGATATAGTCTTATCTGCCCAGCAGTAGTTAGCTgttgcgagaaaaaaaacacataaaactgGGAACTTATTTTCCattgcttttgctttcttaATTGTGCTGCCGCCACACCACATATAGTGCAAGAAGTCATGTTCAGAGTCCCTATTACGATAGCCGGGAAAGGTTTGGAGTACCATTTTCCATACTACATCAGTATGGTTGCTGCTTTGGGCCACTTCTTCAATGGCGAAACTGATTCAGATTGGAGCAAGATGattgcaaaataaaccaacaGTTTGCGTTGTACGGTGACACGTGACCATTCGTTACACCGGAACACTGCACTTTAGTCTTTAATGGGTGCTGGATCGCTGGAAACTCCGCACCAAAGAGGGTGCCACTTAAAGTGCAACAAACCTCCAATTACTGCAGCTGTATGTGTTTGTCGATGGCTATATGATTAGTTCTATTTCCGTACCAGCGTCAGATCTATATAGGCTCTACTGTACAGAATAGCAGAtattacaatgtttttttgtttactattaGATACTACCATTGGGGATTTGGAAAGCCGGAAATATGAGATCTCCATGAGGAGAGAAGGAAAGTAAGTGGATGCATGGTTCCCTGCTCCAAGTACGTGCGCAATGAGTGAGACTGGTCTTATCAGGGCGCACGTCGCATTGTTGGCCTTCGCGCTGACTCTGTGCATTGGTTGATAATGTAGCGAAGGCACCACTTGGAGAGGGCGTTTGAAAGTGGGTTCAACAGTCGGCCACCATTGCTCAGCGTTATACAAAATGCGAGATTCCTTCTTATCTCTGCGCTGTGTCTAATAAGGAATGTCCACTTTCTTCGACCACCATTACGAAAATCCCACGAGTAATCGAGCTCTTGCGATGCATCTTGAAACACTATCCTCAGAGTTCTGGACCTATTTGAGAACTTTTGAGGAGCACGTTAACGTCCAAGAAATTCATACTAACAAGATGCTCTATGCGTTCCTTTCATTGTGCAGATTACAATCCACTGTTGACCTGGGCACTCGGAACAGCTGAGGATGTCGTATGCCGGGCTGTTACCATCTCGGCACCGCTCGTCCAAAAGCTCGATCGGCCACTGCAGCTTGTGGATCAAACGCTCGTCAAGGGTATCGACAAGCTGGAGGTGAACGCACCGATCATCAAGGAGCAGCCGGCAGAAATTTACCAGCAGGCCCGCACCAAGGTGATTGAGACGGTAAAGCCACACATCGAGAAGGTGTGCGAGCTGCGGTCCGCATCCCAGCAGCGTGCCGCCTCGCTGAAGGATCTTTCCTGGCGCAAAGCGAACGAAGTGCTGGCAACGCAGTACGGTAGCCTAGCGGTGAACGGTGTCGACACGACGGCTCAGCTGGCCGAGCGTCTGCTCGATTACTACTTCCCCAAGTCGGAAACGGacgctgatgatgataatggtaAGCCCCTTTTATCTACCAGACTAGACAGCAACCTAATCACCTCCTCCACTCTTCACAGTGCCCATCTCCGCAAAGGACGATCCGGTGCTGCACACGGTACAAACAGTCGGTCGTCTATCAAACAAAGTTGCCCGTCGCGTCTACCGCACCGTGTCCACGCAAGTAAAATCCCTCCGAAAGGAAGATGTCCGCGACTACGTAGCGACGCTTATTGCCGTGCTCCGTCTTACCCAATACCTGAACTTCATCAACGAGAAGCGGCAGCCGGTTGAGGGTAGTACCAAGGATACAGTACCGAACACACCCTCCACCGTGAACACCGCCAGCACTTCCGATGTGGTCGCCACCACGAACAGCAGTAAAACTTTGCAGCAAAAGCAAGACTAGAGACACTTGGTGATCGCAACTATGTTCGGGGTAGGGAAAATAGGGTCGGGAGGGACGGGTCGGGAAAGTGTGGGCAAAAGGGAATTAGAATGTTCGACAACTGTTctccacaaaaagaaaaacgtgtcCACAGTAACGAGcgcacgcgcgcacacacacacacatatacacctTTCAGGTAATGGACATGATGTTGTCTTATACGTTGTCGTTTAAACGTAGTGACTCATCGTGGTAGTAGCTACATGTAGAACAGTCCTTAGAGCGAAACCACATCCATAATCTTGCTTGATTCGTACAATgcattttccactgcaaaaagaccacaacacaaaagcaaatgttAAATATTGTACTACAAGTGAAGTTCCACGTTTTAAGGCAAACGTGGATGGCTAAACGATCAGTCAGGGATATCAGGGTACGAATACAACTATtctagattgtttttttttaggttaaaAATAATGTGTCAAGACGGTGTGATTGATCTATTTGCGTAAGGAAGCCTCCAGAACCGGAAGCGTGATAGTGTACAGAACAGAACGGGGAATGCACTTGGGAAAAAGGAAGGCCTGCCTTCCTTGTCTCTCTAACGTCCCGATGTCTCCAGTTTTTTGTCTGCGCGCGTGTGCGTCggtgcgtacgtgtgtgtgtgtcgtgcAAGGGTGTAAACCGACCCAATCGCTAGCTTTCAAGTTTATACAAATAATTCGATAATAAGCTTTATCTGCGCATATCGCTACCGTGTGCGTTTGGCGTCTTTTGTAGGTTTATTCGTGTTTATATATGTATTTGTATGCATATCCATGtatgctgtgtttttttttgtttctattcttttttttttgtttatcaaaaaaaacccatgttaataaaacaaatttgattaaagttgcatttgtttttctttgttgtctCAAGGTTTCGTTACGGGTctattgtatgtttttgtgttatttattttgtaattaaaattaaaaaaatactatcaAGCGCAGGAGCGTTAAAAAATATGCTTATCAATCTCTTTATATAAACTTTTTAAACTAATTAATTTTGCCGTAATAGATAgggattttattaaattaatttctgcttcattgaggaaaattgttcttaaaaactttTGAACAATGATTTAAcgataaaaaaatcgttaaatgTTTGATAATTGAAAAAGCAGTTCGATTCTTCTCGACCTCCATTaccattaaataaaatcaactgtTTACGGAAACAAGCAGTTAgttaacataaatttaattcactTTGCATCACATTTTAcggtagaaaacaaaaccgtgcTTGTTGTTAAATTCGTTGCAGTGTGTATAAGTGTGCTATAAATTAGCTACCGTCAATTTACAAACATGTAAAAATGGTTCAATAACAATTAATTTGAGTTCGGTCCACAAAACGGTAACCAAATGGCCAGCCAGGTCACCTTAGTCAGGGTGCGGTAACCTACatggatgtgtttttgtttcatttccaaaCCAAAGCCCCCTCCCTGCTTCGTATGTGCAACACCAACATCcccaaaagggaaaatggtgTCTACCTACCCCTTCAAGGGACGTTCAATCAATCGACCCCCAGGAAGGGTGGCACCATTACTGCGCACCGTGCTTTGCCACTGTTGCTGATAATGGATGAGCACATGCAAATCGTTTGCGCAACATAACCTCAACTTTTGCCGGTTGAAAGGAACTGCCACGAAGTTCGAAGTTCGAAGAAGCTAAAGCTATATTAACACATCCATCCAGATCCTGGCACACACGGGCATGACATCTTCGTCTTAGGCTCTTAAGGCAATGAAGTAAATCCTCGTAAAATTGCTACTAAATGTCAACCATTTACTAATAAATACTATAACTCGTAGTCGACTCCACTACTCCACGCAAACGCTCCAATAATGGCACCCTTGGCAAGGATTCCCCATTCGGAACTATTTGGCATGCTGAGgggttttagttgtttttttttctggttttgtttgcttgacTCGGGGTAGGTACGGGGgtggcaaaaataaacaccGTCTAGCGTAGAGCTTGATTCACCATCTCGTGCCCTACGTCGGCTGTGTGCGTCACTAGCCGTGGTATGTGTGGATGAATGACTCGGTACAGTATACTTTACCCGCGGATCACGCCACTTTCGTACTTTGATCgtttgagagagaaaaaaaaaatcacaaccgCCTCCTTCCGCATCCCCCATGCCCATTCTTTACCTTTGACCCGCCCCTCTCCCATCAATCAGTCTCCCCGTGTTTCCACCCCGTGATGGGTGACTTTGCGTTGGTCACATCGAACGGGGCCCAATCGCGTCGCCGTCGTCGTCGCAGAGCCGGATGAGGGAGGCTTTCGTTTCCTTCggttattgtttgtttgtttatttagtttgtttgcttatgtGCGGAACGGTTGTGCCAGTGAGCTTACCAGGACAGACATGACGCCTCAGCATGTGACGTCTTTAGATCGGTAAAGAAAGATCCTTCGACCTCATCAGCTATTTGGTGAGTAGTGAGAGTCATGTACTACTTGCTTACGCATTTTATACGATAAAGTTCAACTCTTCaccaaaaatgtttaataatgtAATTCTTCTGGTTTTGTGAAAGATattttgagtatttttttcctcttattactcttaataattttaatcttaTAACACCTAATAATTTGCTAATtctttgtattaaaaatatatagaaCTTCTTCCCCTAAATGTTAATATATTAATAATacaatacatacacacatacgaaTGGATGACGTGAATTCAAATGAATTAAGCACAATTAAACAGTTTGTTTGCGCGCATCTTTGCGCGCGTCTTGATACCGCCATTGTTGTTAGTATACAATAATTGTGTAATCTTATCAAATGCCGATAAGCCTgcacgagagaaaaaaagattatacTTACAACCAAACCAAGAGCGTACGgtgtgtggattttttttttcaaaaatatcaatGTTATTTTATAGAACTAAATACACTAACTAAactatttattaataaaagttTGAATAGCAAAAAACCGATTGTTTTCTATAACTATTTAACCTGCTTTGTAGTAAAATTACGCGGACtagcaaaattaaagcaatatGATGCTGTGCGCATAGCATACCCTAAGGCGCGCACACATAATTGCATATTCACAGGCGCAATAAAGCAACCCTTATTTTTTGAGGCTTTTGCAAGCTTTCATCTGTAAAGCTTTAGCAATAGGGGTGAGTTTATGTTAAAAGCGTAATCTAtagcaaaagaaattaaaactctCTTGTTACGTTTGAGCTTTAGATAGTAATTTATGGTGTATAGAATATTTATACAAATATTCCTAATTATGAACTAATGAAGTTTCAGCAACAAACTATTTATTTCGTTAATATAATGTCTAACAagacttttattttattctgtaACTGAAGCGCTACATGCTGGCCTAGCAGCGTAAATAACAGAGAGTTAATTTTTGCTACGGAGAATCAGTTGAGATCAGATTCGATCCTACGGCTGAGGACCGAACACTGCACTATGGGAGCTTATTAGTGTATTTAACGTAATTTATGGAACATCACAATTAAAATTCAGAGAGATGGataaagtgaaaacaaaatagttATCGGTACTtgtagttttaatttaaaaaaaacgcaaaaaatatattaataaagCTAAACATTGCACTAATTATACTACAAAAAACGTTATGCAAAATTAACTAACTtgatgaaattaataaaaacaatatttagtTGGTAAACTCAAAGTAAACTAGTGATTTTAGCTCATTTTGACCAGACTTACGGTCAGCATTCCGCATGCGCCCGTAGTTCGTTTACCGAACGAAACCCGAACCGAGACCGAGCCGAACGACGGCacgttgcgtttgtttgttgtaccgTGCTATATACACTGCCGCTGCCGACCTAACGCAATTCAGTTCCAGAGATAGCCCGAGCGCACAGCACGTGCGGACCGGCGTGTCGTTCCTTACCTTGCGAACATTCTGATCGCATACACCTGCGTGTTCACTCCGTTCGGCTTAGCTGACAAAACGATACCCAGCGACAAAGACAGCAggaattgtaaaaaaacaaaaccctcatCCACCCCCGGTACCAGATGGTGGCCCATCAGTTGTATCGTGTCGTGCCTGGTGTATGTATACGGTCCGTAATGTGTGGCGTGGGTGCGTACCAGTAGTGCAAAGATGCCGGAAACGATGGCAGTGATACCGGTGCCCGGCAACCTAGTTGTCCATTCGTGAGCGTACGCCTTTTAGTGCAGTGGTCTTGTGGTGCTTCCTAGTGGTACAAagcacaacgaaacaaaaaaggtgcAACACTTAcaccccccacacacacacacatacacacgtggTGGAACGGCGGGTGTGTccggaaacagaaacaaatccCATCGCGAATTCGTGAATCCGTTGTTTTGGTGGTTggatttgtgttgtgttgtgtatgaAAGACACCATCATGCTGCCGGTACTGTTGTTCGCGATCGTTGCAGTGCCGTTCGCTGCTGGTGAGGAGCTGCGCTGCGAGCGCATCATGGTTGGCGCCTGTCAGAATCTAGTGTACGATATGACGATCGCGTCCGCACCGGAAACGGCTCTCCAGTACCTGTCGCCTGGGACACCATCGGCAAATGCAGGTGCCAACACCACGGCAACCGGCACTATCCGGACGTGGCTCGACGCAGAACGACTGGTGAGTTTCTACAATTGTGGCCATACAGGTTTAGCGAAACGGCACACTGCAATCAATCGGGCATTCAATCAACCGGAAAACCTGTGTCGTCATACAGCAATCACCTGTCGGATATTACTGACTCCATTACATACTGATCTGTTTTAGGTCAGAGTAGTGCAATTCTAACATGGGAGATTACTACTTCAAATTTAtccaatttttaaacataatattttatgaacTCTAGGATCTTTGGATAATACAAGCTCGATCTATGAAATTCTTGGAATACATAACCTCAAAAGTTATCTAATTACTTGTGTTAGAAGTATTGAGGATTTCGTTTCTCCGAAAGCAATATCTGATTTCTGATCTGATCTGATCATAATACTCACAACGTGCTAAACCTACTGGTGTCTAATACACTCCAATATATGTGACATGAATATCATTTTCGTAACTTCTGCAACTGAGCAAAACTTCCAAGATCTCCAAGATCTCAGTGGAGTATGTAAATAGAATTTCTTTTGGTAGGATTAAGTAATGATAAATATGTATACATATTGCTGTATATCCTTGTGTTTGACATGTTAACTATTCTTGCTACCTTAACGAAAATGCATTTGGAACCGATCGCCTAGTTGGTCCATTAAAACAACTCCGAATAACCTCACGTCGCGTCCTAATGAACGTGATACGAAATGTTTAATGCACTAGTTAGCATAAGTAATTTTGCCATTTAGCACGATCGTCAGCGCTAccgtgcagtttttttttttattattcctgttttttattttaatatctcATCGATAAATGCATGCAGCTGGCATAAAAGATATAATCGATCCAAACCAAttaagacac is part of the Anopheles funestus chromosome X, idAnoFuneDA-416_04, whole genome shotgun sequence genome and encodes:
- the LOC125771774 gene encoding lipid storage droplets surface-binding protein 2 — protein: MSSKVQENGSATTNTSAPTNTDAVAPNNSALLPHLESLDRMLKLPVVDATWQQTQNVYGRVKDYNPLLTWALGTAEDVVCRAVTISAPLVQKLDRPLQLVDQTLVKGIDKLEVNAPIIKEQPAEIYQQARTKVIETVKPHIEKVCELRSASQQRAASLKDLSWRKANEVLATQYGSLAVNGVDTTAQLAERLLDYYFPKSETDADDDNVPISAKDDPVLHTVQTVGRLSNKVARRVYRTVSTQVKSLRKEDVRDYVATLIAVLRLTQYLNFINEKRQPVEGSTKDTVPNTPSTVNTASTSDVVATTNSSKTLQQKQD